The following proteins are co-located in the Flavobacterium sp. CECT 9288 genome:
- a CDS encoding carboxypeptidase-like regulatory domain-containing protein, which produces MKINHLIQALFFVFFLSSCSEEKLAGDEFGTIEGKIVSAIDFKPLANVKVFSSPSTSIVFTDEAGKFVLTNVKVGDYSLEAQKEGYLAKFEPAKVNRDQITNIVFELKLSTSNNRPPTATVLTSPMDNAVDQPIELNLNFSATDPDKDVLKYEIILRKNTSNEVTVYKDIAASMYLLKDLAYNTKYFWQVSVSDGINPPVLSPVQTFTTIGFPNARFLFVRKISDNNVIFSGDETGKSVQITTSNTNSWRPRKNISSNKIAFIRSSGAQNHLYTMNPDGSGILKVTNSIPIAGFNSDFINFSWNASGSQLIYPYFDKLYKINADGSGLTKIYQTTNGKFISECDWSNDGTKIALKVNDASGYNTEIFVINAIGTVINQVLSGTQGATGGLNFSVNGQRLLFTRDVSGFEDANYRQLDTKVFQCTLSSNLITDIGLEKPLGTLDLDVRYAPNEAELILMNTSNDGLSIKNIIKYTPATNNVGGSRTLLFSNASMPDWE; this is translated from the coding sequence ATGAAAATTAACCATCTTATACAAGCTCTTTTTTTTGTGTTTTTTTTGAGTTCATGCAGTGAAGAAAAATTAGCTGGAGACGAATTCGGGACTATCGAAGGGAAAATTGTCAGTGCCATTGATTTTAAACCTTTAGCTAATGTCAAAGTGTTTTCTAGTCCCAGTACAAGTATCGTTTTTACAGATGAAGCAGGTAAATTTGTTCTTACAAATGTAAAGGTGGGAGATTATTCTCTAGAAGCGCAAAAGGAAGGTTATTTGGCAAAATTTGAACCTGCAAAGGTCAACAGAGATCAAATAACAAATATTGTATTTGAGCTAAAGCTATCAACATCCAACAATAGACCTCCTACTGCTACGGTATTAACTTCGCCCATGGACAATGCTGTAGATCAGCCTATAGAATTAAATTTAAATTTCTCAGCTACAGATCCGGATAAAGACGTCCTGAAGTATGAAATTATATTGAGGAAAAACACGAGCAATGAGGTTACAGTGTACAAAGATATTGCTGCCAGTATGTACTTGTTGAAAGATTTAGCATATAACACGAAGTATTTTTGGCAAGTTTCAGTATCCGATGGAATCAATCCTCCAGTACTAAGTCCGGTGCAAACTTTTACAACGATTGGATTTCCAAACGCAAGGTTTTTATTTGTTAGAAAAATAAGTGACAATAATGTAATTTTTTCTGGCGATGAGACCGGGAAAAGCGTCCAAATTACAACATCGAATACTAATAGTTGGAGACCAAGAAAAAATATTTCATCAAATAAAATTGCTTTTATACGATCAAGTGGTGCACAAAATCACTTGTATACTATGAATCCAGATGGATCTGGAATACTTAAAGTCACTAACTCTATTCCTATTGCTGGATTTAACTCGGACTTTATCAATTTCTCGTGGAACGCCTCAGGCAGTCAATTAATCTATCCTTATTTTGACAAATTGTATAAAATTAATGCTGATGGCAGTGGCTTGACCAAAATTTATCAAACAACAAATGGAAAATTCATTTCAGAATGTGATTGGAGCAACGACGGAACAAAAATTGCCTTGAAAGTAAACGATGCAAGCGGCTACAATACTGAAATCTTTGTGATTAATGCCATAGGTACAGTTATTAATCAAGTTCTATCTGGTACACAAGGTGCTACTGGAGGGCTGAATTTCTCAGTAAATGGTCAGCGATTACTCTTTACCAGAGATGTTTCAGGCTTTGAGGATGCGAATTACAGACAACTGGATACAAAAGTTTTTCAGTGTACCTTAAGTTCAAATTTAATAACTGACATTGGTTTAGAAAAACCATTGGGAACCTTAGATTTAGATGTGAGATATGCCCCCAATGAAGCAGAGTTAATTTTGATGAATACCTCAAACGATGGTTTATCTATTAAAAATATTATAAAATATACCCCTGCAACAAATAATGTAGGAGGATCTCGAACGCTGTTGTTTTCTAATGCAAGTATGCCTGATTGGGAATAA
- a CDS encoding CsgG/HfaB family protein produces the protein MNTLKCVPLLIFILISSCGAYYNQPTGVEKAVIGENTPATTLLKELPKPKEPIVVGLYKFRDQTGQYKATENGSNFSTAVTQGATSILIKALEDSKWFIPIERENIGNLLQERNLIRSTRQEYSKDVDPNVPQITPLLYAGVLLEGGIISYDSNIITGGFGARYFGTGGSIKYRQDRVTVYLRMVSTANGKILKSVYISKTILSQAIDQSLFKYVNFKRLLEVETGYTTNEPVQMAVTEAIEKAVATLVLEGIKEKIWDADVPKSEVDAILTKYEKENSDAATTAIYGRKLQERRSRFAMELTGGAALMDGDYPNAMFRPMGRGALKYYFTPSFNVSASTNVIKLANKDLLDVGYATFDLNLEFIVLPKDKLSPYLFAGGGFGVNKNFENKHTKAQYGLGLEYMVSNAIGIKLYGEHNLNFSDNIDYQIRGVRDDFYYRFGFGLTYYFFNSKKNTVSKNISK, from the coding sequence ATGAATACATTAAAATGTGTACCCTTACTTATTTTTATTTTAATTTCCAGTTGTGGAGCATATTACAATCAACCTACTGGTGTAGAAAAGGCAGTAATTGGAGAAAATACTCCAGCTACAACACTCTTGAAAGAGTTACCCAAGCCTAAAGAGCCCATAGTAGTTGGACTTTATAAATTTCGAGACCAAACTGGACAGTACAAAGCTACTGAAAATGGTAGCAATTTTAGTACAGCCGTAACCCAAGGGGCTACATCAATTTTAATTAAAGCGCTTGAAGATTCAAAATGGTTTATTCCCATCGAAAGAGAAAATATTGGTAATTTATTGCAAGAACGTAACCTTATTCGATCTACACGGCAAGAATATTCCAAAGATGTTGATCCTAATGTACCGCAAATTACACCTTTATTATACGCGGGTGTTCTACTGGAAGGTGGAATTATTTCCTATGACTCTAATATAATTACTGGCGGGTTTGGAGCGCGTTATTTCGGTACTGGTGGATCTATTAAATACAGACAAGATCGTGTAACTGTTTATTTAAGAATGGTATCTACGGCAAATGGTAAGATTTTAAAATCAGTTTATATTTCAAAAACAATTTTATCTCAAGCAATAGATCAAAGTCTTTTTAAGTATGTCAATTTCAAAAGATTATTAGAAGTAGAAACGGGATATACAACCAACGAGCCTGTGCAAATGGCCGTTACAGAGGCTATCGAAAAAGCAGTTGCGACTTTAGTCTTAGAAGGAATCAAAGAAAAAATTTGGGATGCTGATGTACCTAAATCAGAGGTTGACGCAATCCTAACGAAGTATGAAAAAGAAAATTCAGATGCTGCTACTACGGCAATTTATGGCAGGAAACTACAAGAAAGAAGATCTCGTTTCGCAATGGAATTAACGGGTGGTGCTGCACTAATGGATGGCGATTACCCTAACGCCATGTTTCGCCCCATGGGTCGTGGTGCCTTAAAATACTATTTTACTCCGTCGTTCAATGTCAGTGCTTCTACTAATGTCATTAAATTAGCTAATAAAGATCTTTTAGATGTAGGTTATGCAACATTTGATCTTAATCTTGAATTTATCGTTTTACCAAAGGATAAATTGTCACCCTATCTATTTGCGGGTGGTGGCTTTGGAGTAAACAAAAATTTCGAAAACAAGCATACTAAAGCTCAATATGGACTAGGATTAGAATATATGGTTTCAAATGCCATAGGAATCAAACTTTATGGCGAACATAATCTAAACTTTAGTGACAACATTGACTATCAAATAAGAGGAGTGCGTGATGATTTTTATTATCGCTTTGGTTTTGGACTCACGTATTATTTTTTTAATAGCAAAAAAAATACTGTTTCAAAAAACATATCGAAATAA
- a CDS encoding curli assembly protein CsgF has protein sequence MRLLYVLTIVFFGFQSVIAQDLVYKPKNPAFGGDTFNYQWLASSAESQNKFTDKSISQPAQTELERFTSSLNSLLLSQVSSSLFKQQFGNDGIKIGSYTFGSLSVEVYPSSGGLTVDILDTKTGEQTQVIIPNR, from the coding sequence ATGAGATTATTATATGTCTTAACAATCGTTTTTTTTGGTTTTCAATCCGTAATAGCACAGGACTTAGTTTACAAACCTAAAAATCCCGCTTTTGGGGGGGATACATTTAATTATCAATGGTTAGCAAGCTCGGCGGAGTCCCAAAATAAGTTTACAGACAAATCAATTTCGCAACCTGCTCAAACGGAACTCGAGCGGTTTACATCAAGTTTAAACTCGTTACTTTTAAGTCAAGTTTCGAGCTCCTTGTTCAAGCAACAATTTGGTAATGATGGTATTAAAATAGGTTCCTATACTTTTGGTAGTCTTTCTGTTGAGGTGTATCCTTCGTCTGGAGGATTAACTGTAGATATCTTAGATACTAAAACAGGTGAACAAACACAAGTAATCATCCCAAATCGATAA
- a CDS encoding curli production assembly/transport protein CsgE — MLKKKKDNVANIPADGFEIIGIISNETKTKVGKDFYDLYFYLYNEYKINAKKIVVLTEEFSFGRNTKIVITIENDIIYEFLARPDEEYLNEMGEQAIYATYLHLKNLEKQNKYFTQY, encoded by the coding sequence ATGCTCAAAAAAAAAAAAGATAACGTAGCTAATATTCCAGCTGACGGTTTTGAAATAATAGGAATTATTTCAAATGAAACGAAGACTAAAGTAGGTAAAGATTTTTATGATTTGTATTTCTATCTCTATAATGAGTATAAAATTAATGCCAAAAAAATAGTCGTTTTAACAGAGGAATTTAGTTTTGGTAGGAATACCAAGATAGTAATCACGATAGAGAATGATATTATATATGAATTTTTAGCGCGTCCAGATGAAGAATATTTAAATGAAATGGGTGAACAAGCTATTTATGCCACGTATTTACACCTTAAGAATTTAGAAAAGCAAAACAAATATTTTACTCAGTATTAA
- a CDS encoding glutamine synthetase III produces MPTLRFQALREASTRKPVQFDETGRKSIIFGSNVFNEKAMKQYLTSDALKGIQSAVQHGTKIDRKLADYIAMGMKEWALAKGVTHYTHWFQPLTGTTAEKHDAFFETSHDGSDPVEKFGGAQLVQQEPDASSFPNGGIRNTFEARGYTAWDPTSPAFIFGTTLCIPTVFISYTGEALDYKTPLLRALMVMDEAATEVCKYFDKNVKKVTATLGWEQEYFLVDSALANSRPDLIMTGRTLLGHTSAKGQQLDDHYFGSIPTRALTYMRDLEQECMLLGIPVKTRHNEVAPNQFELAPIFEETNLAVDHNCLLMDVMQKVAERHDLKVLFHEKPFKGVNGSGKHNNWSLATDTGVNLLSPSKTPMSNLQFLTFFINTIKAVNDNESLLRAAIASASNDHRLGANEAPPAIISVFIGEQLTKVLAELEGVTAGKLSPEEKTDLKLNVVGKIPDVLLDNTDRNRTSPFAFTGNKFEFRAVGSTANCSNAMTTLNAIVAKQLRDFKVEVDALIDSKDMKKDDAIFNVLREYIKQSKKILFEGDGYSEEWEVEAKKRGLSNFKTTPEALKARISKQSLDLFSELNIMNHVEVEARYEIELEEYTKKIQIEGRVLGDISKNHVIPTAIKYQNTLIANVKGLKDIFGADFETIAKEQINLIKEISGHIEGINSKVEEMTDERRKANTLTNAQEMAEAYCNKVKPYFEIIRNHCDKLELLVDNEIWTLTKYRELLFTK; encoded by the coding sequence ATGCCAACATTACGTTTTCAAGCTTTAAGAGAAGCATCGACTAGAAAGCCCGTTCAATTTGATGAAACAGGTAGAAAATCAATTATTTTTGGTTCAAATGTCTTTAATGAAAAGGCAATGAAGCAATATCTAACTTCGGATGCTTTAAAAGGAATTCAAAGTGCGGTACAACACGGAACCAAAATTGACCGTAAATTAGCAGATTACATTGCTATGGGGATGAAAGAATGGGCACTTGCAAAAGGAGTAACCCATTATACACATTGGTTTCAGCCGCTTACAGGAACAACTGCTGAAAAACACGACGCTTTTTTTGAAACATCTCATGACGGGAGTGATCCTGTTGAAAAATTTGGTGGTGCACAATTAGTTCAACAAGAACCTGATGCTTCCAGTTTTCCAAATGGAGGAATCAGAAATACATTTGAAGCCAGAGGATACACTGCTTGGGATCCTACATCTCCAGCGTTTATCTTTGGAACAACTCTTTGCATACCTACTGTTTTTATTTCGTACACGGGTGAAGCTTTAGATTATAAAACACCGCTTTTGCGTGCGCTTATGGTTATGGATGAAGCAGCAACAGAAGTTTGTAAATATTTTGATAAAAATGTGAAAAAAGTGACCGCCACTTTGGGTTGGGAACAAGAATACTTTTTGGTTGATAGTGCATTAGCCAATTCTCGTCCCGATTTAATCATGACTGGAAGAACACTTCTTGGACACACTTCTGCAAAAGGTCAACAGCTTGATGATCACTATTTTGGATCAATTCCTACACGTGCGCTTACGTACATGAGAGACTTGGAGCAAGAGTGTATGCTCCTTGGAATTCCAGTAAAAACCCGTCATAATGAAGTTGCTCCTAATCAATTTGAATTGGCTCCCATTTTTGAAGAAACCAACTTAGCGGTTGATCACAATTGTTTGTTGATGGATGTGATGCAAAAAGTAGCCGAACGTCATGACTTAAAAGTATTATTTCATGAAAAACCTTTTAAAGGTGTTAACGGTTCAGGTAAGCACAACAACTGGTCTTTGGCTACTGATACTGGCGTTAACCTGTTGAGTCCAAGTAAAACTCCTATGAGTAATTTACAGTTTTTAACATTTTTTATCAATACTATTAAAGCTGTTAATGATAATGAGTCTTTACTAAGAGCAGCTATTGCTTCAGCTAGTAATGATCATAGGCTTGGCGCCAATGAAGCTCCTCCAGCCATTATATCGGTATTTATTGGAGAACAACTTACAAAAGTATTAGCAGAACTAGAAGGAGTAACTGCTGGAAAATTATCACCAGAGGAAAAAACAGATTTAAAATTGAACGTAGTAGGGAAAATTCCAGATGTACTTCTTGACAATACAGATAGAAATAGAACCTCACCTTTTGCTTTTACAGGAAATAAATTTGAATTTAGAGCTGTAGGTTCAACTGCAAATTGCTCTAATGCCATGACAACATTAAACGCTATTGTTGCTAAACAATTGAGAGACTTTAAAGTTGAGGTAGATGCCTTAATTGACTCGAAAGACATGAAAAAAGATGATGCTATTTTTAATGTCTTGAGAGAGTATATCAAGCAATCTAAAAAAATTCTTTTTGAAGGAGACGGTTATAGCGAAGAATGGGAAGTTGAAGCAAAAAAACGCGGTTTAAGTAATTTTAAAACTACGCCCGAAGCTTTAAAAGCTAGAATTTCAAAGCAGTCTCTAGATTTGTTTTCAGAGTTAAACATCATGAATCATGTTGAAGTCGAAGCACGTTATGAGATTGAATTAGAGGAATACACTAAAAAAATACAAATAGAAGGAAGGGTTTTAGGTGATATCTCTAAAAACCATGTGATACCAACAGCTATTAAATACCAAAACACATTAATTGCTAATGTAAAAGGATTGAAAGATATATTTGGTGCTGATTTTGAAACTATTGCTAAGGAGCAAATTAATCTTATCAAAGAAATTTCGGGACATATTGAAGGAATAAATTCAAAAGTTGAAGAAATGACAGATGAAAGAAGAAAAGCAAATACACTAACAAACGCTCAGGAAATGGCCGAAGCGTATTGTAATAAAGTAAAACCTTATTTTGAGATTATTAGAAATCATTGTGATAAACTAGAGTTACTAGTTGATAACGAAATTTGGACCTTGACTAAATATCGAGAATTGTTATTTACTAAGTAA
- a CDS encoding glutamine synthetase beta-grasp domain-containing protein has protein sequence MAKIKLEYIWLDGYEPTQNLRSKTKVEEHENFQGTLAEIGNWSFDGSSTRQAEGGSSDCLLVPVAIYPDPTRINGYLVMTEVMNADGTPHASNGRATIDDDGDFWFGFEQEYFIMDTKTLLPLGFPIGGYPAPQGMYYCSVGGKNTHGRALVEEHADLCIAAGINFEGINQEVACGQWEFQLFAQGAKKAGDEIWVARYLLDRLTEKYGYYIEYHPKPLGDTDWNGSGMHANFSNEVLRTCGSQEIYEKICEAFRPVTAEHIAVYGAYNDLRLTGKHETASIHDFSYGVSDRGCSIRIPLMTVQKGWKGWLEDRRPASNGDPYKIAARIIQTVNSAL, from the coding sequence ATGGCAAAAATTAAATTAGAGTACATTTGGTTAGATGGATATGAACCAACACAAAACCTTAGAAGTAAAACTAAAGTTGAAGAGCACGAAAATTTTCAAGGAACTCTTGCAGAAATAGGAAACTGGTCATTTGACGGTTCCTCTACAAGACAAGCCGAAGGTGGTTCGTCTGATTGTTTATTGGTACCAGTAGCAATCTATCCTGATCCTACTCGTATTAATGGATATCTTGTTATGACCGAAGTTATGAATGCAGATGGTACTCCTCATGCTTCAAACGGAAGAGCAACTATAGATGATGATGGTGATTTTTGGTTTGGTTTTGAACAAGAGTACTTTATCATGGATACCAAAACTTTATTGCCTTTGGGTTTCCCAATTGGCGGTTATCCAGCACCACAAGGAATGTACTATTGCTCAGTAGGTGGAAAAAACACCCACGGAAGAGCACTTGTTGAAGAACATGCAGACCTTTGTATAGCAGCTGGAATCAACTTTGAGGGAATAAATCAAGAAGTGGCTTGTGGCCAATGGGAATTTCAATTGTTTGCTCAAGGTGCTAAAAAAGCAGGAGACGAAATTTGGGTAGCACGTTACTTATTAGATCGTTTGACTGAAAAATACGGCTACTATATTGAATACCATCCAAAACCTCTAGGAGATACAGATTGGAATGGATCTGGAATGCATGCTAACTTCTCTAACGAAGTTTTAAGAACATGTGGTTCTCAAGAAATTTATGAAAAAATATGTGAAGCTTTTAGACCAGTAACAGCTGAACACATTGCAGTATATGGTGCTTACAACGACTTGCGTTTAACAGGTAAGCACGAAACAGCTTCAATTCACGATTTCTCTTATGGAGTTTCAGACAGAGGTTGCTCAATACGTATTCCTTTAATGACTGTTCAAAAAGGATGGAAAGGATGGCTTGAAGACCGTAGACCAGCTTCAAACGGTGACCCATATAAAATTGCTGCTAGAATTATACAAACAGTAAACTCTGCTTTGTAA
- a CDS encoding TerC family protein, translating into MIVWISFLVAVLIFLALDLGVFNKNPHIISSKEAGKWTAIWVTLSFLFSGVVYWLYSTNYIANPDALKPSAAAMKFITGYLIELSLSIDNIFVIAIIFAAFKIPQKYQHRVLFWGILGAIIFRGLMIFFGVMLINKFTWMTYIFGLFLIYTAAKMLFSGEDEQFQPKKSFVYKALKKVIPISNHIDKEHFFVKRRHITAATPLFVALIVIEVMDVVFAIDSVPAILAITNDPFLVFSSNIFAILGLRSMYFFLANMLAKFSYLEYSLIAILSFVGLKMLLHDFIKLPEWASLAFIALALLIGIGVSLYKNKETEV; encoded by the coding sequence ATGATTGTTTGGATCTCTTTCTTAGTAGCAGTTCTAATTTTTCTAGCATTAGACTTGGGAGTATTTAATAAAAACCCACATATCATTAGCTCAAAAGAAGCTGGGAAATGGACCGCAATATGGGTTACATTGTCGTTTTTGTTTTCTGGAGTAGTATACTGGTTGTACTCAACAAATTACATAGCAAATCCGGACGCATTAAAACCAAGTGCTGCTGCAATGAAATTTATTACGGGTTACTTAATAGAGTTGTCATTAAGTATTGACAATATATTTGTGATTGCCATAATTTTTGCTGCTTTTAAAATTCCACAAAAATACCAGCACCGCGTTTTGTTTTGGGGTATATTAGGTGCCATTATTTTTAGAGGTTTAATGATTTTCTTTGGTGTTATGCTTATCAATAAGTTCACCTGGATGACTTACATCTTTGGTTTGTTTCTTATTTATACCGCTGCAAAAATGCTTTTTAGCGGAGAGGATGAACAATTTCAACCTAAAAAATCTTTTGTTTACAAGGCATTAAAAAAAGTCATTCCAATTTCTAATCACATAGACAAAGAACATTTTTTTGTAAAAAGAAGACATATTACAGCTGCAACCCCCTTGTTTGTTGCACTAATTGTTATTGAAGTTATGGACGTTGTTTTTGCTATAGATAGCGTACCTGCTATTCTTGCCATTACAAATGATCCTTTTCTGGTTTTTAGTTCTAATATTTTTGCTATATTAGGATTGCGATCTATGTACTTTTTCTTAGCCAACATGTTAGCTAAATTCAGCTATCTAGAATACAGTCTTATTGCTATTTTAAGCTTTGTAGGACTTAAAATGTTGTTGCACGATTTTATAAAACTACCAGAATGGGCTTCACTAGCTTTTATTGCTCTTGCACTTCTAATTGGTATTGGAGTTTCATTATACAAAAACAAAGAAACCGAAGTATAA